The following proteins are co-located in the Tolypothrix sp. NIES-4075 genome:
- a CDS encoding aminopeptidase P N-terminal domain-containing protein, protein MQAEYRQRREQLMAKIGNGTAIFRSATASVMHNDVEYAYRQDSNFFYLTGFNEAEAVAVLAPHHPEHRFILFVQPKDREKEVWSGYRCGVDAAKEIYGADEAYPIAELDEKLPQYLEKADRLYYHLGRDRSFNDTILKHYQSLLRTYPKRGTGPIAIEDTCTILNSMRLVKSQAELELMRKAADIAVEAHNHAMAFTQPGRYEYEIQAEIEHIFRKRGAIGPAYPSIVASGVNACVLHYIENHRQMQDNELLLIDAGCAYGYYNSDITRTFPVGGKFTAEQKTLYELVLEAQKQAIAQVQPGNPYKLIHDTAVRVLTEGLVELGILFGEIDKLIEEEKYKPYYMHRTGHWLGLDVHDVGVYQHGDDKPQILQPGQVLTVEPGLYIVPDTKLAEDQPETNPRWVGIGIRIEDDVLVTPTGHEVLTAKVPKAVNELER, encoded by the coding sequence ATGCAAGCAGAATATCGGCAGCGTCGCGAACAGTTGATGGCAAAAATTGGCAATGGGACTGCTATATTTCGCAGTGCTACTGCTTCAGTGATGCACAATGATGTAGAATATGCTTATCGCCAAGATAGCAATTTTTTCTACCTGACTGGTTTTAACGAAGCGGAAGCGGTAGCAGTTTTAGCACCCCATCACCCAGAACATCGCTTTATATTGTTTGTGCAACCGAAGGATAGAGAAAAAGAAGTTTGGAGTGGTTATCGCTGCGGGGTGGATGCAGCTAAGGAAATTTACGGTGCGGATGAAGCTTACCCGATCGCTGAATTGGATGAAAAATTGCCGCAGTATTTAGAAAAAGCCGATCGCCTTTATTATCATTTAGGACGCGATCGCTCTTTCAACGACACTATCCTCAAACATTATCAAAGCTTACTACGCACTTATCCCAAACGCGGTACCGGACCAATCGCGATTGAAGATACTTGCACAATCTTAAACAGCATGAGATTGGTAAAAAGTCAAGCTGAATTGGAATTAATGCGAAAAGCTGCCGATATTGCCGTTGAAGCACACAATCACGCAATGGCATTTACCCAACCCGGTCGTTACGAGTACGAAATTCAAGCAGAAATCGAACACATTTTCCGAAAACGAGGTGCGATCGGACCTGCCTATCCTTCAATCGTCGCTTCTGGTGTGAATGCTTGCGTGCTGCACTATATCGAAAATCATCGGCAGATGCAAGATAACGAATTGCTGCTGATTGATGCTGGTTGTGCGTATGGTTATTACAACTCGGATATTACGCGGACATTTCCCGTAGGTGGTAAATTTACGGCTGAACAAAAGACACTGTATGAACTTGTTTTAGAAGCACAGAAACAAGCGATCGCCCAAGTGCAACCAGGCAACCCCTACAAATTAATTCATGATACAGCAGTGCGCGTCCTTACAGAAGGCTTAGTTGAACTCGGCATTCTTTTTGGTGAAATTGACAAGTTAATCGAAGAAGAAAAATACAAACCTTATTACATGCACCGCACCGGTCATTGGTTAGGTTTAGATGTGCATGATGTAGGAGTTTACCAACATGGTGACGATAAACCGCAGATATTACAACCAGGTCAAGTGCTGACAGTAGAACCAGGACTTTATATTGTTCCAGATACTAAACTGGCAGAAGACCAACCAGAAACAAACCCCCGTTGGGTTGGTATTGGTATTCGCATCGAGGATGATGTCTTAGTTACACCCACAGGACATGAAGTGTTGACTGCGAAAGTTCCCAAAGCAGTAAACGAACTAGAAAGATAA
- a CDS encoding reverse transcriptase family protein, which yields MSDQPRTRQELYDRIRQVGKEEFILEEMIRYGFWSAQGEMPQDPADEIRRAGEIRRELNELRQESRKLQDEKELRKRLLKQRLEESKRKRQETKERREQERRSRAEAWKQKQQQDIIYLGEDVSAGLNNTQGNEERLHSYNLPLCNNAEQIAAAMGITIGKLRFLAFNRKTSTVSHYIRFKMPKKTGGERIISAPMPNLKQAQHWILANILEKLELHDAAHGFRRDRSIVTNATPHVGADVIINFDLKNFFPSISYKRVKGLFHSFGYSEAAATIFGLVSTAAEVETLEIDGKTYYVAVDERHLPQGSPASPAITNLLCRRLDRRLTAMAEKLGFTYTRYADDLTFSASGDSLRHICNILKGTESIVTHEGFTINQEKTRILRKSRQQEVTGVVVNDKPNVDNKTLKRFRATLFQIEKDGLEGKHWGNSDNLIAAIGGFANFVAMVNPEKGAEFQQQVQRIKNKYVRNGRS from the coding sequence AGGCGAAATGCCGCAAGATCCAGCAGATGAAATTCGCCGCGCTGGAGAAATTCGTCGGGAACTGAACGAACTGCGGCAAGAAAGTCGAAAATTACAAGATGAAAAGGAATTACGGAAGCGCTTATTAAAGCAGCGTTTAGAAGAATCCAAACGCAAGCGTCAAGAAACAAAAGAACGCCGCGAACAAGAACGGCGATCGCGTGCAGAAGCTTGGAAGCAGAAACAGCAGCAGGATATTATCTATCTTGGGGAGGATGTATCTGCTGGGTTAAATAACACTCAAGGCAATGAAGAAAGGTTGCATTCCTACAATTTACCGCTATGCAACAACGCCGAACAAATTGCCGCTGCGATGGGAATCACTATAGGTAAACTCCGCTTTTTGGCATTTAACCGCAAAACCTCGACAGTTTCGCACTACATCCGCTTCAAAATGCCGAAAAAGACGGGGGGAGAAAGAATAATTTCCGCACCGATGCCGAATTTAAAACAGGCACAGCACTGGATTTTAGCGAATATTTTGGAAAAGCTGGAACTTCACGACGCTGCACATGGCTTTAGACGCGATCGCTCTATCGTCACCAATGCTACACCCCATGTCGGCGCTGATGTAATTATCAACTTCGATTTAAAGAACTTTTTCCCCTCCATTTCTTATAAACGAGTCAAAGGTTTATTTCACTCCTTCGGCTATTCCGAAGCAGCGGCGACAATTTTCGGCTTGGTGTCTACCGCTGCTGAAGTCGAAACTTTAGAAATTGACGGCAAAACTTATTATGTTGCAGTCGATGAACGTCACCTTCCCCAAGGTTCCCCCGCAAGTCCAGCAATTACTAACTTACTCTGTCGCCGCTTAGACCGACGTTTAACGGCGATGGCAGAAAAATTAGGTTTTACTTACACCCGCTACGCCGACGATTTAACCTTTTCCGCCTCTGGCGACAGTCTGCGCCATATATGTAATATACTCAAAGGCACAGAATCAATTGTTACCCACGAAGGCTTTACCATCAACCAAGAAAAAACCCGAATTTTGCGAAAATCTCGCCAGCAAGAAGTTACGGGAGTGGTGGTAAACGATAAACCCAACGTTGACAACAAAACATTGAAACGCTTTCGCGCTACCCTGTTTCAAATTGAGAAAGATGGTTTAGAAGGAAAGCACTGGGGCAACTCTGATAATTTAATCGCTGCTATTGGTGGCTTTGCCAATTTTGTCGCAATGGTAAATCCCGAAAAAGGTGCGGAGTTTCAACAGCAAGTGCAACGCATCAAAAATAAGTATGTTCGCAACGGTAGAAGTTAG
- a CDS encoding FG-GAP repeat domain-containing protein, which translates to MFEAKNPLSATSSALTTDITSNTSTKDDLNTSLSLGKASESLQDEASATANPNPNPYLTSAAIVPDFNGDGKADKVWVNSATGETQVWLMDGSTVTEKGSLGTYDVSSWTYNIADFNGDGKTDFLLHNKTTGDNVLALMDGTKVASSASLDKVDPALTSSIGDFNGDRKTDILWHNAQTGENTVWLMDGSTVTSSTALDNSDPAFTPTVVDFDGNGKSDIFLRNATTGENKVWFMDGTQATSFDLQSQDAGWTATLGDFNGDFKTDILWRNDQTGENKIWTMNGIVANEGAVKTLDANWQSSIGDFNGDGKTDILWHNKQTGENTAWLMDGTTVSSEAVLAQSNPSSVASIGDYNGDGKSDVFWRNYETGDNTIWTMDGTNATETPTDTLSPEWYTM; encoded by the coding sequence ATGTTTGAAGCTAAAAATCCCCTAAGTGCAACAAGTAGTGCATTAACAACAGACATAACTTCAAATACTTCGACCAAAGATGATTTAAATACTTCTTTGAGCTTGGGGAAAGCCTCAGAATCCTTACAAGATGAAGCATCAGCGACAGCAAACCCCAATCCTAATCCTTACCTAACCAGTGCAGCGATTGTTCCTGATTTCAACGGTGATGGTAAAGCGGATAAAGTCTGGGTCAATAGTGCCACCGGTGAGACTCAGGTTTGGCTGATGGATGGTTCAACAGTTACTGAAAAAGGTTCGTTGGGGACATATGACGTATCTTCATGGACTTACAATATTGCCGATTTCAATGGTGATGGTAAGACCGACTTTTTGTTACACAACAAGACAACGGGTGATAATGTTCTAGCGCTAATGGATGGGACAAAAGTTGCTAGTTCAGCTTCTCTAGACAAGGTTGACCCAGCGTTGACTTCTAGCATTGGCGATTTCAATGGCGATCGCAAAACCGATATCTTGTGGCACAATGCCCAAACCGGTGAAAATACTGTTTGGCTGATGGATGGCTCAACAGTCACTTCTTCTACTGCTCTAGATAACTCAGACCCAGCGTTCACTCCTACCGTTGTTGATTTTGATGGCAACGGTAAGAGCGATATCTTCTTGCGTAACGCCACAACCGGAGAAAACAAAGTTTGGTTTATGGATGGCACTCAAGCCACTTCGTTTGATTTACAATCCCAGGATGCAGGCTGGACTGCTACCCTTGGCGATTTCAACGGTGACTTTAAGACTGACATCTTGTGGCGCAACGATCAAACTGGAGAAAACAAAATTTGGACAATGAATGGCATCGTCGCTAATGAAGGTGCTGTAAAAACGCTTGATGCCAACTGGCAATCTAGCATTGGCGATTTCAACGGTGATGGCAAGACTGATATCTTGTGGCACAATAAGCAAACCGGTGAGAACACTGCTTGGTTGATGGATGGCACCACAGTTAGCAGCGAAGCTGTTCTAGCGCAATCAAATCCATCTTCAGTAGCTAGCATTGGCGATTACAACGGCGATGGCAAGAGTGACGTGTTCTGGCGCAATTACGAAACTGGTGACAACACCATTTGGACAATGGATGGAACGAATGCAACTGAAACTCCTACGGATACACTTTCTCCTGAGTGGTATACCATGTAA
- a CDS encoding FG-GAP repeat domain-containing protein yields the protein MFESKNSLIISTDSALKSIDSVKDLGDKLNLNNFLGLGKSSESAQAAENPNSIFNSPAILADFNGDGKTDKLWRNSQTGETSVWLMDGTRVAEKGNLDQLDSAWNYKIADFNGDGKSDILWRNSQSGDNLIWLMDGTKIASNTSVLQVDPSWSSDIADFNGDGKTDILWRNSQTGENAAWVMDGTTVNTAAFLPTFDANWTRSIVDFNGDGKTDVFWRNTLTGENKVWFMDGTKESEYSIAQLDPSWNYTLGDFNGDLNTDILWRNNQTGENKVWQMSGILINEGNLTTLDANWNPSIGDFNGDGKTDIFWRNSVTGENTAWLMDGTNIDTSAFMPKVDPVWSPSIGDFNGDGKTDIFWRNTQTGDNTIWEMNDTIATPTNIDQLPLEWYS from the coding sequence ATGTTTGAATCTAAAAATTCCTTAATTATTTCTACAGATAGTGCCTTAAAATCAATTGATTCGGTAAAAGATTTGGGAGACAAGCTTAATTTAAATAATTTTTTAGGTTTGGGTAAATCCTCAGAATCAGCACAAGCAGCAGAAAATCCGAATTCAATTTTCAACAGTCCGGCAATTCTTGCCGATTTCAACGGTGATGGTAAGACAGATAAATTATGGCGCAACTCTCAAACGGGTGAAACCTCAGTTTGGCTGATGGATGGTACAAGAGTTGCCGAAAAGGGTAATTTGGATCAACTTGACTCAGCCTGGAATTACAAGATTGCTGATTTCAACGGTGATGGTAAGAGTGATATTTTATGGCGTAATAGTCAAAGTGGTGACAATCTTATTTGGTTGATGGATGGCACAAAAATTGCCTCTAATACTTCTGTGTTGCAAGTTGACCCATCCTGGAGTAGTGACATTGCCGATTTTAATGGAGATGGTAAAACTGACATTTTATGGCGCAATTCTCAAACTGGTGAAAACGCTGCTTGGGTGATGGATGGCACAACAGTTAACACTGCGGCTTTTTTACCGACATTTGATGCCAACTGGACTCGCAGTATTGTAGATTTTAATGGCGATGGCAAGACCGATGTTTTCTGGCGTAATACTCTAACAGGTGAGAACAAAGTTTGGTTTATGGATGGTACGAAAGAGAGTGAGTATTCTATTGCCCAACTCGACCCATCCTGGAATTATACCCTTGGTGATTTCAACGGAGATTTAAATACTGACATTTTATGGCGCAATAATCAAACTGGAGAAAACAAAGTTTGGCAGATGAGTGGCATCCTGATCAATGAAGGTAATTTAACAACACTTGATGCCAACTGGAATCCTAGTATTGGCGATTTTAACGGAGATGGCAAGACAGATATATTTTGGCGCAACTCTGTAACAGGAGAAAATACTGCTTGGCTGATGGATGGTACAAATATTGATACTTCTGCTTTTATGCCGAAAGTTGACCCAGTTTGGAGTCCTAGTATTGGCGATTTTAACGGTGATGGCAAGACCGACATCTTCTGGCGCAATACTCAAACCGGCGATAATACAATTTGGGAGATGAATGACACAATAGCTACTCCCACCAATATAGACCAACTTCCTCTAGAGTGGTATTCTTAA